A portion of the Juglans microcarpa x Juglans regia isolate MS1-56 chromosome 1D, Jm3101_v1.0, whole genome shotgun sequence genome contains these proteins:
- the LOC121267988 gene encoding uncharacterized protein LOC121267988 isoform X4 — protein sequence MDSVTIEPILTSFNFNLSNPKTKPLYSTRFSHFRLTRCRKFSTSSFCHRSASNPKNQNSKFSNQDFSPNPVWVLVPIFQSIKILASSQTQKWALGVKAYNDSEKMKDGFDGVYLQNGGIGVALLSVTSNAKVRISPFVATLAANPTFVSGFFACLIAQSMKMFLNFFIERKWDLRLLLASGGMPSSHSALCTAMTTSVALCHGVADSLFPVCLGFSLIVMYDAIGVRRHAGMQAEVRCS from the coding sequence ATGGACTCGGTGACAATAGAGCCAATTCTTACTTCTTTCAACTTCAACCTCTCGAACCCAAAAACCAAGCCTCTCTACTCCACCAGATTCTCTCACTTTAGGCTCACCCGCTGCAGAAAATTCAGTACTTCCTCTTTTTGTCACAGGAGTGCTTCAAATCCCAAGAACCAGAACTCGAAGTTCAGTAATCAAGATTTTTCTCCAAATCCCGTCTGGGTTTTGGTCCCAATCTTTCAAAGCATCAAAATATTAGCCTCCTCGCAAACACAGAAATGGGCTTTGGGTGTTAAAGCCTACAATGATTCGGAGAAGATGAAGGATGGATTTGATGGCGTTTATTTGCAAAATGGAGGGATTGGAGTAGCTTTATTGAGTGTAACGTCGAATGCGAAGGTTCGGATTAGTCCGTTCGTAGCCACATTAGCTGCGAACCCGACGTTTGTCTCGGGTTTTTTCGCGTGTCTCATCGCGCAGTCGATGAAGATGTTCTTGAATTTCTTTATCGAGAGGAAATGGGATTTGAGATTACTGTTAGCTTCTGGAGGAATGCCCTCGTCGCACTCAGCTTTGTGCACGGCTATGACGACTTCGGTGGCGCTCTGTCATGGGGTGGCGGACTCGCTGTTTCCGGTTTGTTTGGGGTTTAGTCTAATTGTTATGTACGACGCAATCGGAGTTAGGCGGCATGCTGGGATGCAAGCCGAGGTAAGAT
- the LOC121267988 gene encoding uncharacterized protein LOC121267988 isoform X3 — translation MDSVTIEPILTSFNFNLSNPKTKPLYSTRFSHFRLTRCRKFSTSSFCHRSASNPKNQNSKFSNQDFSPNPVWVLVPIFQSIKILASSQTQKWALGVKAYNDSEKMKDGFDGVYLQNGGIGVALLSVTSNAKVRISPFVATLAANPTFVSGFFACLIAQSMKMFLNFFIERKWDLRLLLASGGMPSSHSALCTAMTTSVALCHGVADSLFPVCLGFSLIVMYDAIGVRRHAGMQAEGLQKHYNTWTVGKSYGYVFQRN, via the coding sequence ATGGACTCGGTGACAATAGAGCCAATTCTTACTTCTTTCAACTTCAACCTCTCGAACCCAAAAACCAAGCCTCTCTACTCCACCAGATTCTCTCACTTTAGGCTCACCCGCTGCAGAAAATTCAGTACTTCCTCTTTTTGTCACAGGAGTGCTTCAAATCCCAAGAACCAGAACTCGAAGTTCAGTAATCAAGATTTTTCTCCAAATCCCGTCTGGGTTTTGGTCCCAATCTTTCAAAGCATCAAAATATTAGCCTCCTCGCAAACACAGAAATGGGCTTTGGGTGTTAAAGCCTACAATGATTCGGAGAAGATGAAGGATGGATTTGATGGCGTTTATTTGCAAAATGGAGGGATTGGAGTAGCTTTATTGAGTGTAACGTCGAATGCGAAGGTTCGGATTAGTCCGTTCGTAGCCACATTAGCTGCGAACCCGACGTTTGTCTCGGGTTTTTTCGCGTGTCTCATCGCGCAGTCGATGAAGATGTTCTTGAATTTCTTTATCGAGAGGAAATGGGATTTGAGATTACTGTTAGCTTCTGGAGGAATGCCCTCGTCGCACTCAGCTTTGTGCACGGCTATGACGACTTCGGTGGCGCTCTGTCATGGGGTGGCGGACTCGCTGTTTCCGGTTTGTTTGGGGTTTAGTCTAATTGTTATGTACGACGCAATCGGAGTTAGGCGGCATGCTGGGATGCAAGCCGAG